A genomic stretch from Oryzias latipes chromosome 24, ASM223467v1 includes:
- the LOC101162414 gene encoding adenylate cyclase type 8-like, which translates to MSAKVITMVTFADTAKVSPVELHEPPCLSATLSPGLRRKKMLWQNAVKHIIIQQELNAQAGVEPARKIFVTDSYIEDINRQIRSKASRGVTKRRSSTVRVQTRGSTSTYGSVGGSTCDYTSDADFFVCWGNTIRGVYIPMLRHTFKSRDLEKLYQLYSSHQRRNSLAITNVIDAVAKLHVLVLYLVLAPEPNTDTLRSYFTSIFMMIAVALCVVVLNCKDSLSPKWLHYAGLASWFSQTTQILGGFVFGLETDPSWYVLFTLFATYTLLPLPLLWAICAGSITSLLHLVVEILSYYKDAVLLKKVFGKGLLYLGMNTAGLFIHYLTDHVQRQVFLETRRCIEGRLKLEQENQRQERLVLSILPRFVALEMIADMSSWEDELNPQEFHKIYIHEYKDVSILFADIKGFTQLSMNLSAQDLVQTLNELFGRFDRLAEEHHCLRIKILGDCYYCVSGVPEPQHAHARCCVEMGLAMIATIRLVRKQLNFDLDMRIGIHSGSVLCGVLGLQKWQFDVWSWDVGIANMLEAGGIPGRIHISRTTLDCLGGIYKTEDGHGGDRNEFLMKHNIDTFLICPSEERNGFIEPIKVQRTIRTWNPEIPFGHVIDMNSILASFTNGSLPSIWQSNSREIKKRIKHAIEVRSSERMHKEHITPLTLVFKDALIEAKFSQIRDEMFNSNMVCSFIVLLFLMAAQAFMSIPRQFPAVLQFALFLLAYMMLLLVSLAEQFKSTPVVLQNICCWFHENNSARNLLTLTAILINFALASSDMVWCLLSVTNETDMMEKMKLSSVPFTICTYPEIFVLSGVVAMVTCAVFLRLNSLLKLAVLLFVVTLYSYAIHLAFVTLARYDTLQRSNYVRRKGISILLMIMFTVAVFYNGRQWEATARLDFLWRLQAQQEVEDMRALREHNESLLHNILPVHVAQHFLERNRNDQELYSQSYDEVGVMFASVAGFNEYFEQKEIKHEGVDCLRLLNEIIAGFDELLEESYFHCVEKIKTIGSCYMAASGLAPNKQASMDKWNHLSELVLFALAMQETLKETNRLSAQSFKLRVGIAHGPVVAGVIGATKPQYDIWGMTVNLASRMDTTGVSGRIQVPEATRKVLSEWGFALELRGEIFIKGVSECQGKVRTYFISTTRSKQGNAGKYSRLGGRPSGRLTLAEVVFGLVQARQKEKIRETNSNFGLISCKLKC; encoded by the exons ATGTCGGCTAAGGTTATCACCATGGTGACCTTTGCTGACACAGCAAAGGTCTCGCCTGTAGAGCTGCATGAGCCTCCGTGTCTGAGCGCCACGCTGTCTCCTGGGCTCAGGCGGAAAAAGATGCTGTGGCAGAATGCTGTCAAACACATAATTATCCAGCAGGAGCTCAATGCTCAG GCGGGTGTTGAACCAGCACGCAAAATCTTTGTGACAGATTCCTACATTGAGGATATCAACAGGCAGATCCGCAGCAAGGCCTCACGTGGGGTGACAAAACGGCGCTCATCCACTGTCAGAGTCCAGACCCGGGGATCCACCAGCACCTATGGCAGTGTTGGAGGTTCTACCTGTGACTACACCAGTGatgcagatttctttgtttGCTGGGGCAACACCATCCGCGGTGTTTACATACCCATGCTGCGGCACACGTTCAAGTCCCGTGACCTGGAGAAGCTCTACCAACTATACTCTTCTCACCAAAGACGCAACTCTCTAGCCATCACCAATGTGATCGATGCAGTGGCCAAGCTGCACGTGTTGGTCCTGTACCTGGTGCTGGCCCCAGAGCCCAACACAGACACCCTGCGTTCTTACTTTACAAGCATTTTCATGATGATAGCTGTAGCTCTGTGCGTTGTGGTTTTGAACTGCAAAGACTCCTTGTCCCCAAAGTGGCTTCACTATGCTGGCCTTGCAAGCTGGTTTTCTCAAACCACACAGATTTTGGGAGGGTTTGTTTTTGGACTAGAGACAGATCCATCCTGGTATGTTTTATTCACACTTTTTGCTACATACACACTGCTACCACTTCCTCTGCTGTGGGCTATTTGCGCCGGATCCATTACCTCATTGCTGCACCTTGTTGTGGAGATTTTGTCTTACTACAAAGATgctgtgcttttaaaaaag GTGTTTGGCAAAGGCCTTCTGTACCTGGGTATGAACACAGCCGGCTTATTCATCCACTACCTGACAGATCATGTCCAGAGACAGGTTTTCCTGGAGACGCGACGCTGCATTGAAGGTCGTCTCAAACTTGAGCAAGAGAACCAGAGACAG GAACGCCTGGTCCTGTCAATTCTGCCTCGCTTCGTTGCCTTGGAAATGATTGCAGACATGAGTTCTTGGGAGGACGAACTGAACCCTCAAGAGTTTCATAAGATCTATATACATGAGTACAAAGATGTCAG CATCCTTTTTGCAGATATTAAAGGTTTTACTCAGTTATCCATGAATCTATCGGCTCAGGATTTGGTTCAAACCCTCAATGAGCTCTTTGGACGTTTTGACCGCCTGGCTGAG GAGCACCACTGCTTGCGGATAAAGATACTGGGGGACTGTTACTACTGTGTGTCTGGGGTGCCTGAACCACAGCATGCCCATGCCCGCTGTTGTGTAGAAATGGGGCTGGCTATGATCGCCACCATACG ACTCGTGAGGAAGCAGCTGAACTTTGACTTGGACATGAGGATCGGTATACACTCTGGTTCTGTCCTGTGTGGTGTGCTGGGCCTGCAGAAGTGGCAGTTTGACGTCTGGTCATGGGACGTGGGCATCGCCAACATGCTGGAAGCTGGAGGAATACCAGG GCGCATCCACATCTCAAGGACAACTTTGGACTGTCTAGGGGGAATCTACAAGACAGAGGACGGTCACGGAGGGGACAGGAACGAGTTCTTAATGAAACATAACATAGACACCTTCCTCATCTGCCCTTCAGAGGAGAGGAATGGTTTCATCGAGCCCATCAAAGTCCAGAGAACTATTCGGACCTGGAACCCTGAGATCCCTTTTGGTCATGTCATTGACATGAATAGT ATCCTGGCATCATTCACAAATGGCTCGCTGCCCAGCATATGGCAGTCAAATTCCAGAGAAATCAAGAAACGCATCAAACATGCGATTGAGGTTCGAAGCAGCGAGCGCATGCACAAGGAGCACATCACTCCACTGACCCTTGTGTTCAAGGATGCCCTGATTGAGGCCAAG TTCTCTCAAATCAGAGATGAAATGTTCAACTCCAACATGGTCTGCTCCTTCATCGTACTCCTCTTTCTCATGGCTGCCCAGGCCTTCATGTCCATTCCCAG GCAGTTTCCGGCTGTCCTCCAGTTTGCTCTTTTCCTGCTTGCATAcatgatgctgctgctggtttcCCTCGCTGAACAGTTCAAGAGCACTCCTGTAGTGCTGCAGAACATCTGCTGCTGGTTCCACGAAAACAACAGCGCTCGCAACCTCCTCACTCTCACTGCCATTCTCATCAACTTTGCCCTGGCCTCTTCAGATATG GTCTGGTGTCTTCTATCAGTGACGAATGAGACTGACATGATGGAGAAGATGAAACTAAGCTCAGTTCCTTTCACCATCTGCACCTACCCTGAG ATCTTCGTGCTGAGTGGCGTGGTTGCCATGGTTACGTGTGCTGTATTTCTGCGACTGAACTCCCTGCTAAAGCTGGCGGTGCTGCTGTTTGTAGTCACTCTGTACTCCTATGCCATTCACCTGGCCTTCGTCACGCTTGCACGCTACGACACACTGCAAAG GTCTAACTATGTGAGAAGAAAAGGGATTTCCATTCTTCTCATGATCATGTTCACAGTGGCTGTTTTTTATAATGGACGACAG TGGGAGGCCACCGCCAGGCTGGACTTCCTGTGGCGTCTGCAGGCccagcaggaggtggaggacaTGAGGGCGCTGAGGGAGCACAACGAGAGTTTGTTACACAACATCCTACCTGTGCACGTGGCGCAGCATTTTCTGGAGCGGAACAGAAACGACCAG GAGCTTTACTCCCAGTCTTATGATGAAGTGGGTGTCATGTTTGCCTCGGTCGCCGGCTTCAATGAGTACTTTGAGCAGAAAGAGATTAAACATGAAGGAGTGGACTGCCTGCGACTGCTCAATGAGATCATTGCTGGCTTTGATGAG TTGTTGGAGGAGTCGTATTTCCACTGCGTAGAGAAGATCAAAACCATTGGAAGTTGCTATATGGCAGCCTCTGGTTTAGCTCCAAATAAACAG GCATCCATGGATAAGTGGAATCACCTGAGCGAGCTGGTTTTGTTTGCGTTGGCGATGCAGGAGACCTTGAAGGAGACCAACCGGCTCTCTGCTCAGAGTTTTAAGCTGCGTGTCG GAATTGCTCATGGGCCAGTAGTTGCGGGGGTGATCGGAGCCACCAAACCGCAGTATGACATCTGGGGGATGACAGTGAACCTGGCGAGTCGTATGGACACCACAGGAGTGAGTGGACGAATCCAGGTGCCTGAAGCCACCCGAAAAGTCCTGTCAGAGTGGGGCTTTGCCCTGGAGCTACGAGGAGAAATATTTATCAAGGGG GTAAGTGAGTGCCAGGGAAAAGTGCGTACATACTTCATCAGCACCACGCGCAGTAAGCAGGGCAATGCTGGGAAGTACAGCAGGCTTGGGGGGCGCCCATCAGGACGCCTGACACTAGCCGAGGTCGTATTTGGGCTGGTCCAAGCCCgacaaaaggagaaaataagAGAAACCAACAGTAACTTTGGTCTGATTTCCTGCAAACTGAAGTGTTGA